A single Candidatus Deferrimicrobiaceae bacterium DNA region contains:
- the meaB gene encoding methylmalonyl Co-A mutase-associated GTPase MeaB, translating to MPEKGRSTLKSVVESVRAGDVRAAARLMRDLDDGLPAAKRVLRGLYKHTGRAFILGITGAPGAGKSTLVDAVTSELRKQGKTVGVVAIDPTSPYSGGAILGDRIRMQKHCLDDGVFIKSLATRGHLGGLSGSTLDVVNVMDAMGKDVVIIETVGVGQDEVEIVKVAHTNLVVVVPGLGDDIQAIKAGILEIADIFVVNKADREGADRTRRDLETMVSLNDYDEGEWVPPVLPTQASTGEGVVDLVESIACHRAHIFDAENIDRFRREKATVELHEMLKVRLLEKAIGDLERHGLMDSLIDDIANRRKDPYGIVEKIVNHRFETHLIS from the coding sequence GTGCCTGAAAAGGGACGGTCGACACTGAAATCGGTCGTCGAATCGGTGCGCGCCGGCGATGTCCGCGCGGCCGCCCGGCTGATGCGCGACCTGGACGACGGGCTGCCGGCCGCCAAGCGTGTTCTGCGCGGTTTGTACAAGCATACCGGCCGCGCGTTCATCCTTGGGATCACGGGGGCGCCCGGCGCCGGGAAATCCACGCTCGTCGACGCCGTGACCAGCGAGCTGCGCAAGCAGGGCAAGACCGTCGGTGTTGTCGCGATCGATCCCACCAGCCCCTATTCCGGCGGCGCCATCCTGGGCGACCGCATCCGGATGCAAAAGCACTGCCTTGACGACGGAGTCTTTATCAAGAGCCTGGCGACGCGGGGGCACCTCGGAGGACTCTCGGGATCGACGCTCGATGTCGTCAACGTGATGGATGCGATGGGCAAGGACGTCGTCATCATCGAGACGGTCGGCGTCGGCCAGGACGAGGTCGAGATCGTCAAGGTGGCGCACACCAATCTTGTGGTCGTCGTGCCGGGCCTGGGCGACGACATCCAGGCGATCAAGGCCGGCATCCTCGAGATCGCCGATATCTTCGTCGTCAACAAGGCCGATCGCGAGGGGGCCGACCGCACGCGCCGCGATCTCGAGACGATGGTGTCGCTCAACGATTATGATGAAGGCGAATGGGTACCCCCGGTGCTTCCGACCCAGGCCAGCACGGGGGAGGGAGTCGTCGATCTTGTCGAATCGATTGCTTGCCATCGTGCCCACATCTTCGACGCAGAGAACATCGATCGATTCCGACGTGAAAAGGCCACTGTCGAGTTGCACGAGATGCTGAAGGTGCGCCTTCTCGAAAAAGCGATCGGGGACCTCGAACGTCACGGTCTGATGGATTCGCTGATCGACGACATCGCCAATCGCCGGAAGGATCCCTACGGGATCGTCGAGAAAATCGTCAATCACCGGTTCGAGACCCACTTGATCAGCTAG
- a CDS encoding cobalamin B12-binding domain-containing protein, with protein sequence MATATATRKKPAASRKIERKVRILIGKPGLDGHDRGAKIIARALRDAGFEVIYTGLHQTPEMIVTAALQEDVDGIGLSILSGAHNHLLPRIVELLKEKKLDDVVVFGGGIIPDDDIPKLKRKGVDRVFTPGTTLKEIVDYVRENIHPRA encoded by the coding sequence ATGGCGACAGCGACGGCTACACGGAAAAAGCCCGCAGCTTCGAGGAAGATCGAACGGAAGGTCCGCATCCTGATCGGGAAGCCCGGGCTCGACGGCCACGACCGGGGCGCGAAGATTATCGCGCGCGCGCTGCGCGACGCCGGCTTCGAGGTGATTTACACAGGATTGCACCAGACGCCAGAGATGATCGTGACGGCTGCGCTCCAGGAAGATGTCGACGGCATCGGGCTTTCCATTCTTTCCGGGGCGCACAACCATCTGCTGCCCCGCATCGTCGAGCTGCTGAAAGAAAAAAAGCTCGACGATGTCGTCGTCTTCGGCGGAGGGATCATCCCCGACGACGATATCCCCAAGCTCAAGCGCAAGGGCGTCGATCGTGTTTTCACCCCGGGGACGACGCTCAAGGAAATCGTCGACTACGTTCGGGAAAACATCCACCCGCGTGCCTGA
- a CDS encoding tetratricopeptide repeat protein codes for MTDNSRLSRKDLRGPDEFITAFNKAVFWLRANQTQVISAIGVVIVLVAAISGGRAYFAWQEAKATKDLWPHLNRAREILQTPGKAEDGKLAEIEQLLTAYVNLHPKSDASVYAHYYLGSIAFTRKNYDVSVAQFKSVLDLGKARGIMRFLPRQGLAQALEAKGDIAGASAAYRDAASVAPGALRFQAKLGEARTLSMLGRGADAITIYREIVASNPDSGTKEFAEIKLARLQ; via the coding sequence ATGACCGACAACAGCAGGCTGTCCAGAAAAGACCTCAGGGGCCCCGACGAATTCATCACCGCGTTCAACAAGGCCGTATTCTGGCTGCGGGCGAACCAGACGCAAGTGATTTCGGCGATCGGCGTGGTTATCGTCCTGGTCGCCGCGATCTCTGGAGGACGTGCCTACTTCGCCTGGCAGGAGGCCAAGGCCACCAAGGATCTCTGGCCGCATCTCAACCGCGCGCGCGAGATCCTGCAGACGCCGGGCAAGGCCGAAGACGGCAAGCTGGCCGAAATCGAACAGCTCCTGACCGCTTACGTCAACCTTCATCCCAAGTCGGACGCCTCCGTGTATGCCCACTATTATCTCGGCAGCATTGCCTTCACCCGGAAAAACTACGACGTCAGCGTCGCCCAGTTCAAGTCGGTTCTCGACCTTGGAAAAGCCCGCGGTATCATGCGCTTTCTCCCACGGCAGGGGCTCGCTCAGGCGCTTGAAGCCAAGGGCGATATCGCCGGCGCCTCCGCTGCCTATCGGGATGCTGCCTCCGTCGCTCCAGGTGCTCTCAGGTTTCAGGCAAAGCTTGGCGAGGCGCGCACGCTGTCGATGCTTGGGCGGGGGGCCGATGCCATCACCATCTACCGGGAAATCGTCGCATCGAATCCCGATTCCGGCACGAAGGAATTCGCCGAAATCAAACTGGCGCGGCTCCAGTAA
- a CDS encoding diguanylate cyclase — MVNIARILVLQEEDESSREFQMMVYDRPIEFEFRPTGQMGRGEGIDISRYCAVIAPVECAERKILDALGTDPKNGPMIFLYRGEPPLREAARWVAWTNPAGEGENPALTDRLLSESLEYYSLASLYQQCLKIMTSQDDDKVLAQITDTFVHELGAESCVIWMVSPADPDEMMIASVRGAINIDKEGSRFFLSQSDISDPVLSGKPFLHASSVYVPLIHQEKPIGLVKLGERLDRKPFEDRDLYVARIISDYAASALKMVERLFRMEKISLRDPETRAYSAAFLEDYLEKERYKAGRFRRPLSVIFLVIDNFHFLMEKTRESLLVGALGAIVESIRKALRDSDLIARIEPNRFCIVLPETDAFGAVLTVRRLRKAVREQSRIQYLGTEFRLQTLFLSATYPQEGRDFPELLQVVDEKYGRLQKSPLHRLHLSDKSFWDAFDVLVGKPEYYDQLRRGEEVPYFSRIRKDLGRSSHFCMPRESFLRMVEAVAQDVVSAPAERGLVIAAGPTPEIYKQIFLSFGPDAPSGRNIYLVGQSGSTRFDARNLLYVTTDDDHLRDREFLFYLKENGAYGLFASNRKDEVCGFNTADEWLVEAMMEKVQDMYLLQGNF; from the coding sequence ATGGTCAATATCGCCAGAATCCTCGTTCTCCAGGAAGAGGACGAGTCGTCGCGCGAATTCCAGATGATGGTCTACGATCGGCCGATAGAATTCGAATTTCGCCCGACGGGCCAGATGGGGCGTGGCGAGGGAATCGACATCTCCCGTTATTGCGCCGTGATCGCGCCCGTCGAATGCGCCGAAAGAAAAATTCTCGATGCCCTCGGAACCGATCCCAAGAACGGGCCGATGATCTTTCTCTATCGCGGCGAACCCCCCTTGCGCGAGGCGGCACGCTGGGTAGCCTGGACCAACCCGGCCGGCGAAGGGGAAAACCCGGCGCTGACCGATCGCCTGCTTTCGGAGAGCCTCGAGTACTATTCGCTGGCCTCGCTATACCAACAATGCCTCAAGATCATGACGTCGCAGGACGACGACAAGGTGCTGGCCCAGATCACCGATACGTTCGTCCACGAGCTCGGGGCGGAAAGCTGCGTCATCTGGATGGTCTCCCCGGCCGATCCCGACGAGATGATGATCGCCTCGGTACGCGGCGCCATCAATATCGACAAGGAAGGGTCGCGCTTTTTCCTGTCGCAGTCCGACATTTCCGACCCGGTCTTGAGCGGGAAGCCTTTCCTCCACGCGTCGTCCGTTTACGTCCCGCTGATCCACCAGGAAAAGCCGATCGGCCTCGTCAAGCTCGGAGAGCGCCTCGACCGGAAGCCTTTCGAGGATCGGGATCTCTACGTGGCCCGCATCATCTCCGACTACGCCGCCTCCGCGCTCAAGATGGTCGAACGGCTTTTCCGGATGGAAAAGATCTCCCTGCGCGATCCCGAAACCCGCGCTTATTCCGCCGCATTCCTCGAGGATTACCTGGAGAAGGAACGGTACAAGGCCGGCCGCTTCAGACGGCCGCTGTCCGTGATCTTCCTGGTGATCGACAATTTCCACTTCCTGATGGAAAAGACCCGCGAGAGTCTTCTGGTCGGGGCGCTGGGCGCCATCGTCGAGTCCATCCGAAAGGCGTTGCGCGATTCCGACCTGATCGCCCGCATCGAGCCCAACCGCTTCTGCATCGTGCTGCCGGAAACCGACGCCTTCGGGGCCGTCCTGACCGTTCGACGTCTTCGGAAAGCCGTTCGGGAACAAAGCCGGATCCAGTACCTGGGGACCGAATTCAGGCTCCAGACGCTATTCCTCTCGGCCACCTATCCCCAGGAAGGCCGGGATTTCCCGGAGCTTCTCCAGGTCGTCGATGAGAAATACGGCCGCCTCCAGAAAAGCCCCCTCCATCGCCTTCACCTCAGCGACAAATCTTTCTGGGACGCGTTCGACGTTCTTGTCGGAAAGCCCGAGTACTACGATCAGCTTCGCAGGGGGGAGGAAGTCCCCTACTTCTCGCGGATCCGCAAGGACCTTGGGCGAAGCAGCCATTTTTGCATGCCGAGGGAATCTTTCTTGCGGATGGTCGAAGCGGTCGCGCAGGATGTCGTTTCCGCCCCCGCCGAGCGCGGCCTCGTGATCGCCGCCGGTCCGACGCCCGAGATCTACAAGCAGATATTCCTTTCGTTCGGCCCCGATGCGCCTTCGGGACGCAATATCTACCTCGTCGGCCAGTCGGGGTCCACCCGGTTCGATGCCCGCAATCTTCTTTATGTCACCACCGATGACGACCACCTGCGCGACCGGGAGTTCCTGTTCTATCTCAAGGAAAACGGGGCGTATGGCTTGTTTGCATCGAATCGGAAAGACGAGGTTTGCGGTTTCAACACCGCCGACGAGTGGCTGGTCGAGGCCATGATGGAAAAGGTCCAGGACATGTATCTGTTGCAGGGGAATTTCTAG
- a CDS encoding histidinol phosphate phosphatase domain-containing protein — MIDLHMHSTFSDGVLIPSEVVSRALAAGYTHLAITDHADPSNIEFLLERMCDFCAQIRGKVRAEVYPGVEITHVPPEQIAPLTLLARRKGARVVIVHGETIVEPVPPGTNLAAIKAGVDILAHPGLITEPEVRLAGKKGVLLEITARKGHALANGHVARLAMKMGAPLVYNTDSHAPGDFTPWETALRIVRGAGLSERDAVRMQKNALDLLARAAKHDSN, encoded by the coding sequence ATGATCGATCTGCATATGCATTCCACGTTCAGCGATGGCGTGTTGATCCCGTCCGAGGTCGTTTCGCGGGCTCTTGCCGCCGGATATACGCATTTGGCGATCACCGACCATGCCGATCCGTCGAATATCGAGTTCCTGCTCGAGAGGATGTGCGATTTCTGCGCGCAGATCCGGGGAAAGGTGCGCGCCGAGGTCTATCCCGGCGTCGAAATTACCCATGTCCCGCCCGAGCAGATCGCCCCCCTGACCCTTCTCGCCCGACGAAAGGGAGCCCGCGTCGTCATCGTCCACGGCGAGACGATCGTCGAGCCGGTTCCGCCGGGGACCAACCTTGCGGCGATCAAGGCCGGTGTCGACATCCTGGCGCATCCGGGCCTGATCACCGAGCCCGAGGTCCGGCTTGCCGGGAAAAAGGGGGTTCTCCTCGAGATCACGGCGCGAAAAGGACACGCGCTCGCCAACGGGCACGTCGCGCGTTTGGCGATGAAAATGGGGGCCCCCCTGGTGTACAATACCGATTCCCACGCACCCGGAGACTTTACGCCGTGGGAAACCGCACTCCGGATCGTCCGCGGGGCAGGCCTGTCCGAGCGCGATGCGGTCCGCATGCAGAAAAATGCGCTCGACCTGTTGGCCCGAGCCGCCAAACACGATTCGAATTGA
- a CDS encoding DUF4388 domain-containing protein: MTGPQASKRVLIADPVDATRQSLAHFMREKGLEVFESADGSKALADTLLHHPDILMLDLSITILGADRLVQILRSNPNTKGMPIFFFSDMEKSVSGFRPGIDEFIRKPYHEDEVLLRLQRSLFQDPLSEALTGDSEISGNLAQIYLPDLWQMLSMNGKSGVIQVEGDPTSGSIYIEKGEIVSASTQNIVGEKALFRLVPLRVGKFRFIPGNIGIRRTIFTPSQHAVLEGMRQYDELQKLDRPKPGDTVVVSKEAREIASAGGAVREILLLAEFCNRVEDIVNNCNLPDLAVYETLLNLKARGVLKIGNFQAKASKSEFLPPEDMARLRNRLEEKGSFSGGANGRIVLFLPDPQMLESVVMALGKYQEFEIDNVFFSLRRKEGDPIGMFGKIRLSEESAIFLYVFPYLRATSPLWYSLAPNPIGIVAFLKDEVSSSLEGLMAVSDYTRGAKARVVMAVMGKTFTNFGLGENTLRLFQNRIEKLGCALKVQEMKQLSSEEIRESLSVVVQQYLEREGKK; encoded by the coding sequence ATGACCGGCCCGCAGGCATCCAAGCGTGTGTTGATTGCCGATCCCGTCGATGCGACCAGGCAGTCGCTGGCGCATTTCATGCGCGAGAAGGGTCTCGAAGTCTTCGAGTCGGCGGACGGCAGCAAGGCGCTGGCCGATACGTTGTTGCACCATCCCGACATCCTGATGCTCGACCTGTCCATCACCATCCTCGGGGCCGACCGCCTGGTCCAGATCCTGCGCAGCAACCCCAACACGAAGGGGATGCCCATCTTCTTTTTCAGCGACATGGAAAAGAGCGTCTCCGGCTTCCGGCCGGGGATAGACGAATTCATCCGTAAGCCGTATCACGAAGACGAGGTGCTGCTGAGGTTGCAGCGATCGCTGTTCCAGGACCCGCTGTCCGAGGCGCTGACAGGCGATTCCGAGATCAGCGGGAATCTTGCCCAGATATACCTGCCCGATCTATGGCAGATGCTTTCGATGAACGGGAAGAGCGGGGTCATCCAGGTGGAAGGAGACCCCACCTCCGGTTCGATCTACATCGAGAAGGGCGAGATCGTCTCGGCTTCCACCCAGAATATCGTCGGCGAGAAAGCGCTGTTCCGCCTGGTCCCGTTGCGGGTAGGCAAGTTCCGGTTCATCCCGGGAAACATCGGTATCCGTCGGACCATATTCACGCCCAGCCAGCATGCGGTCCTCGAGGGGATGCGGCAGTACGACGAGCTCCAGAAGCTCGACCGCCCGAAGCCCGGAGACACCGTCGTCGTCTCCAAGGAGGCTCGCGAGATAGCTTCCGCCGGGGGCGCGGTCCGGGAAATCCTGCTGTTGGCCGAATTCTGCAACCGCGTCGAGGATATCGTCAACAACTGCAACCTTCCCGATCTCGCCGTCTACGAGACGCTGCTCAATCTGAAGGCGCGGGGCGTACTCAAGATCGGTAATTTCCAGGCCAAGGCCAGCAAGAGCGAGTTCCTTCCCCCCGAAGACATGGCGCGCCTCCGCAACCGGCTCGAAGAGAAAGGGTCTTTCTCCGGTGGGGCCAACGGGCGCATCGTCCTGTTTCTCCCCGATCCCCAGATGCTTGAATCGGTCGTCATGGCCTTGGGGAAATACCAGGAATTCGAAATCGACAATGTGTTTTTCTCCCTTCGGCGCAAGGAAGGCGATCCGATCGGCATGTTCGGGAAGATCCGCCTCAGCGAGGAAAGCGCGATATTCCTTTACGTGTTCCCGTACCTCCGGGCGACTTCGCCGCTCTGGTATTCCCTGGCGCCCAACCCGATCGGCATCGTCGCCTTCCTCAAGGACGAAGTGAGCAGCTCGCTCGAGGGCCTCATGGCCGTTTCCGACTACACACGGGGGGCCAAGGCCCGCGTCGTCATGGCGGTGATGGGCAAGACCTTCACGAATTTCGGTCTCGGGGAAAACACCTTGCGCCTGTTCCAGAACCGGATCGAAAAACTCGGATGCGCGCTCAAGGTCCAGGAGATGAAGCAGCTTTCCTCCGAGGAGATCCGGGAATCGCTCTCCGTCGTCGTGCAGCAATATCTCGAGCGGGAGGGGAAAAAATGA
- the cobO gene encoding cob(I)yrinic acid a,c-diamide adenosyltransferase, with the protein MNAPGIGKGYIQLYTGNGKGKTTAALGLSLRAAGHGLKVQIVQFMKGWIDYGELNGVRMLGDNVRIYQAGRDTFVNRESPDPEDVRMARDGWELAKRIILDRQADVVVLDEINCAVDFGLLPEKEVLDVLRRKPEGMELILTGRGATAGLIEIADLVTEMREIKHYYSRGVDARVGIER; encoded by the coding sequence TTGAACGCTCCGGGGATCGGCAAGGGGTACATCCAGCTTTATACCGGGAACGGGAAGGGCAAGACCACGGCAGCCCTCGGGCTGTCGTTGCGGGCCGCCGGTCATGGACTCAAGGTCCAGATCGTCCAGTTCATGAAAGGCTGGATCGATTACGGAGAGCTCAACGGGGTCCGCATGCTGGGCGACAACGTCCGGATCTACCAAGCCGGCCGGGACACCTTCGTCAATCGGGAGTCACCCGACCCCGAAGATGTGCGGATGGCTCGGGATGGATGGGAACTGGCGAAGCGGATCATCCTTGACCGCCAGGCCGACGTCGTCGTGCTCGACGAGATCAATTGCGCAGTCGATTTCGGGTTGCTCCCGGAAAAAGAGGTGCTCGACGTGCTTCGCCGGAAGCCTGAAGGGATGGAGCTGATTTTGACGGGGCGGGGGGCGACCGCCGGACTGATCGAAATCGCCGACCTCGTCACCGAGATGCGCGAGATCAAGCACTACTATTCCAGGGGCGTCGATGCCCGCGTCGGCATCGAGCGATAA
- the miaB gene encoding tRNA (N6-isopentenyl adenosine(37)-C2)-methylthiotransferase MiaB, whose protein sequence is MVRRVFIETFGCQMNEVDSGRMLSLLGELSYQPTSSRDEADLILLNTCSIREKAAHKVYSTLGALRGWKYGRKGRLLAVGGCLAQQAGEEIRKRAPHVDIVFGTHNIASLPEMVRNAELRRKKTVSVEMTGETGHWDILPYVPEGAVSAMVTIMQGCDNYCAYCVVPYVRGPEISRPAEEIVTEIRGLAERGVHEVVLLGQNVNSYGKKEGEIAFPQLLLRIAAIDGIDRIRFITSHPRDLDSRTIGMFNEIEKLCPHIHLPMQSGSDRILESMGRGYTRADYLSKVDALKRARPGIAFSTDFIVGFPGETEDDFLRTLEVMDVVRYDYCFSFKYSPRAGTAAASMTGMVPTPVADDRLQRLLTLQATHTAARLQDMVGKTVDLLIEKRSSRDASRFFGRTGCYKAVNFSSIDGKGESLFGRIRIEKAGTHSLSGVEV, encoded by the coding sequence ATGGTTCGCCGCGTATTCATCGAGACCTTCGGTTGCCAGATGAACGAAGTCGATTCGGGTCGGATGCTTTCCCTTCTCGGCGAGCTTTCTTATCAGCCGACCTCTTCACGCGATGAGGCCGATCTTATCCTCCTCAACACCTGCAGCATTCGAGAGAAAGCGGCCCACAAGGTCTACAGCACGCTAGGCGCCTTGCGAGGCTGGAAATATGGCCGGAAGGGGCGTCTCCTGGCGGTCGGTGGCTGCCTCGCGCAACAGGCGGGGGAAGAAATCCGGAAACGCGCCCCGCACGTCGACATCGTCTTCGGAACCCACAACATCGCATCGCTACCCGAGATGGTCCGGAACGCCGAACTGCGTCGGAAAAAGACGGTGTCCGTCGAGATGACGGGAGAAACGGGGCACTGGGATATCTTGCCCTACGTCCCCGAAGGCGCCGTCAGCGCGATGGTCACGATCATGCAGGGGTGTGACAACTATTGCGCCTATTGCGTCGTCCCGTACGTTCGCGGACCCGAGATCAGCCGGCCGGCCGAAGAGATCGTCACCGAAATTCGCGGACTGGCCGAGCGGGGCGTCCACGAAGTGGTGCTGCTGGGCCAGAACGTCAACTCCTACGGCAAGAAAGAAGGGGAGATCGCATTTCCCCAGTTGCTTCTCCGGATCGCGGCGATCGACGGCATCGACCGGATCCGCTTCATCACCTCCCACCCGCGTGACCTGGATTCCCGCACCATCGGGATGTTCAACGAGATCGAGAAGCTTTGCCCGCACATTCACCTCCCCATGCAGTCCGGGTCCGACCGGATCCTCGAATCGATGGGGCGCGGGTACACGCGTGCCGACTATCTGTCGAAGGTCGATGCCTTGAAGCGGGCCCGCCCCGGGATCGCATTCTCGACGGATTTCATCGTCGGATTCCCTGGGGAAACGGAAGACGATTTCCTGCGGACCCTTGAGGTCATGGATGTGGTTCGATACGACTATTGCTTCTCCTTCAAATATTCTCCGAGGGCCGGGACCGCTGCCGCGTCGATGACCGGCATGGTGCCGACACCGGTAGCCGACGATCGCCTGCAACGCCTTCTGACGCTGCAGGCCACGCACACCGCCGCGCGCCTTCAGGATATGGTCGGGAAAACCGTCGACCTGCTCATCGAAAAGAGAAGCTCACGCGACGCCTCCCGCTTTTTCGGTCGAACCGGCTGCTACAAGGCGGTCAACTTTTCCTCGATCGACGGAAAGGGCGAAAGCCTTTTCGGGAGAATCCGGATCGAGAAGGCCGGCACCCATTCCCTTTCGGGCGTTGAGGTCTAG
- a CDS encoding glycoside hydrolase family 57 protein, with product MRLKVCFLWHMHQPSYKDPESGNYILPWVRLHAIKDYVALPRIFSRFPKVRHTFNLVPSLLLQIRDYVENGAVDTFLTVSRKDALDLSGDEEAFILRNFFSAFPPTMIFPQPRYEELYTRREDALSATGKNGAVGGFGASDFIDLVTLFNLTWFHPLHREEDAELSRLWQKGRDYTEKEKNYVLDRQLDVMATLIPEYRKYAEECGGELSTTPMYHPILPLLIDNRSARDAVPNAPLPTQPFSYPIDARIQLEKGRAFFKDSFGRIPDGLWPSEGSISPAMVDLAVKTGFKWAATDEMLLSRSLGRSIVRDADGVPSEPDWLYRPYQAETPSGSMAFFFRDHHLSDLIGFEYSRWNAVDAANNFIHKLEMIKSKLSSVTSDISECVVPVILDGENAWEYYYDSGRLFLETLMSKLNDMSDQFECTTFTEALTSHGELRKLPSIPTGSWIDGTFYIWIGHDEDRAAWDMLSRARTAWQAKSDGGNPQDQAPAMVEAFEHLLVAEGSDWCWWYGDDHYTPHGQEFDAIFRHHIKAMYYLIGIKPPENIDIPILKESKIPSVKNFLASPRSYISPRITGFAGSYFDWNGATRYIPMPEFGAMHRAGFGLLSVLFYGFSRSDLFLRVDLHASMVERDDHFSVEYVFPGKNRKIVIEVDPGSKSVVGRVEILKNRDESDIALESELNARGDLKFGFGRVLEAGIPFAALDCEGEDRIEFFVSIHAQGNIGERWPMYGTFTADLPGADFEERMWQI from the coding sequence ATGAGATTAAAGGTCTGTTTTCTCTGGCACATGCACCAACCGTCCTATAAGGATCCTGAGTCCGGGAACTATATCCTGCCCTGGGTCCGGCTTCACGCCATCAAGGATTACGTCGCGCTGCCGCGGATATTCAGCAGGTTCCCGAAGGTCCGGCACACGTTCAACCTGGTGCCGTCCCTGCTGCTCCAGATCCGTGACTATGTCGAAAACGGGGCAGTGGATACTTTTCTGACCGTTTCCCGAAAAGACGCGCTCGACCTGTCTGGCGACGAAGAAGCGTTTATCCTCCGCAATTTTTTCTCGGCGTTTCCTCCGACGATGATCTTTCCCCAGCCGCGATACGAAGAACTCTACACCCGCCGGGAAGACGCGCTATCCGCAACCGGGAAGAACGGTGCGGTGGGCGGTTTCGGCGCATCCGATTTCATCGACCTCGTCACGCTGTTCAACCTGACCTGGTTCCACCCCCTTCATCGGGAAGAAGACGCAGAGCTGTCCCGCCTTTGGCAGAAAGGGAGAGATTACACCGAAAAGGAAAAGAACTACGTTCTCGATCGGCAACTGGATGTCATGGCGACGCTGATTCCCGAGTATCGAAAATACGCCGAAGAGTGCGGGGGAGAGCTGTCGACGACTCCAATGTACCATCCGATTCTCCCGCTGCTTATCGACAATCGATCCGCGCGCGATGCGGTCCCCAATGCCCCGCTGCCAACCCAACCCTTTTCCTATCCGATCGATGCGAGAATTCAGCTCGAAAAGGGGAGGGCGTTCTTCAAGGATTCGTTCGGTCGCATTCCGGACGGTCTCTGGCCTTCCGAAGGCTCGATAAGCCCGGCGATGGTCGATCTCGCTGTAAAAACCGGTTTCAAATGGGCGGCGACCGATGAGATGCTGTTATCCCGTTCGCTCGGCAGGTCGATCGTCCGCGATGCGGATGGCGTCCCCTCGGAACCCGATTGGCTCTACCGGCCCTATCAAGCCGAAACGCCCTCAGGCAGCATGGCTTTTTTCTTCCGCGATCACCACCTTTCCGATCTGATCGGTTTTGAGTACTCCCGATGGAATGCCGTAGATGCCGCAAACAATTTCATTCATAAATTGGAGATGATAAAGTCGAAATTGTCATCCGTTACATCAGATATTTCCGAATGCGTGGTCCCCGTCATCCTTGATGGCGAAAACGCTTGGGAATATTATTACGACTCCGGTCGTTTATTTTTAGAAACATTAATGAGTAAACTCAATGACATGTCTGACCAATTCGAATGCACAACATTCACTGAGGCGCTGACAAGCCATGGCGAGTTGAGAAAACTTCCATCGATTCCGACCGGTTCTTGGATAGACGGGACCTTTTATATCTGGATCGGGCACGACGAAGACCGGGCAGCGTGGGACATGCTGTCGCGCGCCAGGACTGCATGGCAGGCCAAGTCCGACGGGGGGAATCCTCAGGACCAGGCGCCTGCGATGGTCGAGGCGTTCGAGCATCTTCTGGTGGCCGAGGGATCGGATTGGTGCTGGTGGTATGGGGACGACCATTATACGCCGCACGGCCAGGAATTCGACGCCATCTTCCGGCATCATATTAAGGCTATGTATTATCTAATTGGTATTAAACCACCGGAAAACATAGATATCCCCATCCTAAAGGAATCGAAAATTCCGTCCGTAAAGAATTTTTTGGCCAGCCCCAGATCTTACATCAGCCCGCGGATCACGGGCTTTGCGGGTTCATATTTCGACTGGAACGGCGCCACGCGTTATATTCCGATGCCCGAGTTCGGCGCTATGCATCGCGCGGGGTTTGGGTTGCTTTCCGTCCTTTTCTACGGTTTCAGCAGGTCAGACCTGTTTCTGCGGGTTGACTTGCATGCATCCATGGTCGAACGGGACGATCATTTTTCTGTAGAGTATGTTTTTCCGGGCAAAAACCGGAAAATCGTCATCGAGGTGGATCCCGGGTCGAAGTCCGTCGTCGGACGGGTCGAAATTCTCAAGAATCGCGATGAAAGCGATATTGCCCTGGAGTCCGAATTGAATGCGCGCGGTGACCTGAAATTCGGTTTCGGGAGGGTTCTCGAGGCCGGAATCCCTTTTGCGGCGCTCGATTGCGAAGGCGAAGACCGGATCGAGTTCTTTGTGTCGATCCATGCGCAAGGAAATATCGGCGAGCGGTGGCCGATGTACGGAACCTTCACGGCCGATCTGCCGGGAGCCGACTTCGAAGAGCGCATGTGGCAGATTTAA